The proteins below are encoded in one region of Streptomyces roseirectus:
- a CDS encoding carbohydrate ABC transporter permease: MNTSRREAITGRAFLVLLMIVTLLPFVSMLSAALQPRGTVPSGLEWPSDPQWGNFADAFDVANMGALLRSSLLIVLGVVPAAVVLATMAGFGLGHLKVRGGGLAMGVLLLGLTMPFEAVVTPIYHQVRDLGLLDTRWAIILPLVGLYMPFAVYWMRAHFLNVPQELSEAARVDGASTWQLFWRVHVPLARPAISSLTILLFLWTWNQFLLSIVMVDDPTKRTMAGALGAFQGQWGTDLVLLCAGSLLILTPTLLVFLLFQRQFVSALLQGAVKG, encoded by the coding sequence ATGAACACCAGCCGCCGCGAGGCGATCACCGGCCGGGCCTTCCTCGTCCTGCTGATGATCGTGACCCTCCTGCCGTTCGTCAGCATGCTCTCCGCCGCCCTCCAGCCCCGGGGGACGGTCCCCTCAGGGCTGGAGTGGCCCTCCGACCCCCAGTGGGGGAACTTCGCCGACGCCTTCGACGTCGCGAACATGGGCGCGCTGCTGAGGTCCAGCCTCCTCATCGTCCTCGGCGTCGTCCCCGCGGCCGTCGTCCTCGCGACGATGGCGGGCTTCGGGCTCGGTCACCTGAAGGTGCGCGGCGGGGGTCTCGCCATGGGTGTCCTGCTGCTCGGCCTGACCATGCCGTTCGAGGCGGTCGTCACCCCGATCTACCACCAGGTGCGCGACCTCGGTCTCCTCGACACCCGGTGGGCGATCATCCTCCCGCTCGTCGGGCTCTACATGCCGTTCGCCGTGTACTGGATGCGTGCCCACTTCCTCAACGTGCCCCAGGAGCTGTCCGAGGCGGCCCGCGTCGACGGCGCCTCCACCTGGCAGCTCTTCTGGCGCGTCCACGTCCCCCTCGCCCGCCCCGCCATCTCCTCCCTCACGATCCTGCTGTTCCTGTGGACCTGGAACCAGTTCCTGCTGAGCATCGTGATGGTCGACGACCCCACCAAACGCACGATGGCCGGAGCGCTCGGCGCCTTCCAGGGCCAGTGGGGCACCGACCTCGTCCTTCTGTGCGCGGGCTCCCTCCTCATCCTCACCCCGACCCTCCTCGTGTTCCTCCTCTTCCAACGGCAGTTCGTCAGCGCGCTGTTGCAGGGGGCGGTGAAGGGGTGA
- a CDS encoding carbohydrate ABC transporter permease, with the protein MTAPTAPARKAPSTQSPPHPPGAASRTRRRTRWNGWLFVLPALAVYGFFVLRPLLTTFQYSLYHWDGIGPSQWAGLDNYRTVLTDPDLLGIIGHAFVLIVFFSFVPVVLGLLVASLIHRVSTGPLGTAARTVLFLPQVIPLVAAGIAWSWVLSTTGMVNQVLDAVGLGRYSRAWLGEFDTALPAVGIIGAWVMLGLCTILLVTGMSKIDPALFEAARIDGAGAVREFFAVTLPSLRREIGICLTVTIIAALASFDIVYISTSGGPGTATTVPGLEIYRLAFAQRQVGLASALAVVLMLLVLICVLPIQRLSREGK; encoded by the coding sequence GTGACGGCCCCCACCGCCCCCGCACGCAAAGCACCCTCCACGCAGTCCCCGCCGCACCCACCCGGCGCGGCCTCCCGCACCCGGCGCCGGACCCGATGGAACGGCTGGCTGTTCGTCCTGCCCGCGCTCGCCGTGTACGGATTCTTCGTCCTCAGACCACTCCTGACGACCTTCCAGTACTCCCTCTACCACTGGGACGGCATCGGCCCCTCGCAGTGGGCCGGCCTCGACAACTACCGCACCGTCCTCACCGACCCCGACCTGCTGGGCATCATCGGCCACGCGTTCGTCCTGATCGTCTTCTTCAGCTTCGTGCCCGTCGTCCTCGGCCTGCTCGTCGCGAGCCTCATCCACCGCGTCAGCACCGGCCCCCTCGGGACGGCCGCCCGCACGGTCCTCTTCCTGCCGCAGGTCATCCCGCTCGTCGCCGCCGGCATCGCCTGGAGCTGGGTCCTCAGCACGACCGGCATGGTCAACCAGGTCCTCGACGCCGTCGGCCTCGGCCGGTACTCCCGCGCCTGGCTGGGGGAGTTCGATACCGCGCTGCCCGCCGTCGGGATCATCGGGGCCTGGGTGATGCTCGGCCTGTGCACGATCCTGCTGGTGACCGGCATGAGCAAGATCGACCCCGCGCTGTTCGAGGCCGCCCGCATCGACGGGGCGGGCGCCGTCCGCGAGTTCTTCGCCGTCACCCTGCCGAGCCTGCGCCGCGAGATCGGCATCTGCCTCACCGTCACGATCATCGCCGCGCTCGCCAGCTTCGACATCGTCTACATCTCCACCAGCGGCGGACCCGGGACCGCGACGACCGTGCCGGGCCTGGAGATCTACCGGCTGGCGTTCGCCCAGCGGCAGGTCGGGCTCGCCTCCGCGCTCGCCGTCGTCCTCATGCTGCTCGTCCTGATCTGCGTGCTGCCGATCCAGCGGCTCTCCCGAGAGGGCAAGTGA